The Setaria italica strain Yugu1 chromosome IX, Setaria_italica_v2.0, whole genome shotgun sequence genome has a window encoding:
- the LOC101770846 gene encoding uncharacterized protein LOC101770846 has product MDGDGGAGLGGAARETPAGLGDAPREPPAGLGAAEMEGATPADLGGASRADPAGLATVPRADPAGLGRTSRAAPAGLGGASRAAPAGLATAPKAAAAGLAGAPRFGRRASKRNAPDTVMECSQLDVYKFISGFEIV; this is encoded by the coding sequence GTGCCGgactgggcggcgcggcgagggagaCGCCCGCCGGCCTGGGCGACGCGCCGAGGGAGCCCCCCGCTGGCCTGGGCGCTGCGGAGATGGAAGGGGCAACCCCCGCCGACCTGGGCGGCGCCTCGCGGGCGGACCCTGCCGGCCTGGCCACCGTGCCGCGGGCGGACCCCGCCGGCCTGGGCAGGACGTCGCGGGCGGCCCCCGCCGGGCTGGGCGGCGCCTCGCGAGCGGCCCCCGCCGGTCTGGCCACCGCGCCgaaggcggccgccgccggtctgGCCGGCGCGCCGAGGTTTGGCCGGCGCGCATCAAAGAGAAATGCTCCTGACACGGTAATGGAGTGTTCTCAATTAGATGTATATAAATTTATCAGTGGCTTTGAGATTGTCTAG